One genomic window of Mucilaginibacter sp. SJ includes the following:
- a CDS encoding NAD(P)H-dependent glycerol-3-phosphate dehydrogenase — MDKKLNKITVVGGGSWATANIKMLIDNPTPKEIFWWMRNAEAVEHLKKFARNPHYLSSVEIKLPEQNISTDLKPLIAAADIVLLNVPAAFLKDALKDITTADLKGKKIVSAIKGIVPDENLIIAEFLHQKYDISFDDFMVISGPCHAEEVALEKLSYLTIASGDTKLASQFAGMINTRYIKTNISDDIYGTEYGAVLKNVYAIASGICHGVGYGDNFQAVLISNAIRELERFVAAVHPIDRDIKESAYLGDLLVTAYSQFSRNRTFGNMIGKGYTVTSAQLEMNMIAEGYYAVNCLHEVNKQYGVSIPICEAVYAILYQKRSPVLEMRNLAEKLS; from the coding sequence ATGGATAAAAAATTAAACAAGATCACAGTTGTTGGCGGAGGAAGCTGGGCTACGGCTAATATCAAAATGCTTATCGACAACCCCACCCCAAAAGAAATTTTTTGGTGGATGCGTAACGCCGAAGCTGTGGAACATTTGAAAAAATTTGCGCGTAACCCGCATTACCTGAGTTCGGTTGAGATCAAACTTCCCGAACAGAATATATCTACCGATCTGAAACCGCTTATAGCGGCTGCTGATATTGTATTGCTTAATGTACCGGCTGCTTTTTTGAAAGATGCGCTAAAAGATATTACTACTGCCGATCTGAAAGGTAAAAAAATAGTGTCGGCTATAAAAGGTATCGTGCCCGATGAAAACCTGATAATTGCCGAATTTCTCCATCAAAAATACGATATATCGTTTGATGATTTTATGGTGATCAGCGGTCCGTGCCATGCCGAGGAAGTGGCGCTCGAAAAATTGTCATATTTAACTATAGCTTCCGGAGATACAAAACTTGCCTCGCAGTTTGCGGGAATGATCAATACCCGGTATATCAAAACAAACATTTCTGACGATATTTATGGTACAGAATACGGGGCTGTTTTGAAGAATGTATACGCCATTGCCAGTGGTATTTGCCACGGTGTGGGCTATGGAGATAATTTCCAGGCGGTGCTGATATCAAACGCTATTCGCGAATTAGAGCGTTTTGTCGCCGCTGTACATCCTATCGACAGGGATATTAAAGAATCGGCTTACCTGGGCGACTTGCTTGTCACTGCTTATTCGCAATTTAGCCGTAACCGCACCTTTGGTAACATGATAGGCAAGGGATATACAGTAACATCGGCCCAACTGGAAATGAACATGATTGCCGAGGGGTACTATGCAGTAAATTGCCTACACGAGGTTAATAAGCAATACGGCGTGAGCATCCCTATTTGCGAAGCTGTTTATGCCATTTTATATCAAAAACGCTCACCTGTGTTAGAAATGAGAAATTTGGCCGAGAAATTGAGTTGA